In the Longimicrobiaceae bacterium genome, TGCGGAAGCCGCGCACCTTGACCTGCTGGTCGATCCGCCCCAGGAACTCCAGCGTCCCGTCCGCCAGCCGGCGCACCCGGTCCCCGGTGCGGTACGCGCGAGCGCCCGTCTCGTCCGCGTCCCCGAGGGCGTCGGGGACGAACGTCTCCGCCGTCAGCTCCGGCCGCCCCAGGTACCCCCGCGCGAGCTGCGCCCCGCCCACGTGCAGCTCCCCCGGGACGCCGGTCGGCACCGGCCCGCCGCGCGGGTCCAGCACCCGCGCGCTCACGTTGTCCACCGGGCGTCCGATGGGCACCGTCGCCCCGGGCTCGCCCCCGGCGAAGACGTGCGAGGTCGTGTCGATGCACGCCTCCGTGGGTCCGTACAGGTTCACCACCTCCGCGCCGGTCAGCGCGCGCGCCCGGGCGGCCTGCTCCGCCGGCAGCGCCTCGCCGCCGCAGAAGAGCCGGCGCAGCGCGGTGCAGCGCTCCAGCCCGCCCGCCTCCAGCATCGCCCCCAGGAGCGAGGGGACGAGCTGGAGCACGGTGATCCGCTCCCGCTCCACGACGCGGGCCAGCTCCGCGGGGTCGCGGTGCGCGCCGGGCGGCGCCTCCACCAGGACGCCCCCCGCCAGCAGCGGCGCCCAGAACTCCCACACGGAGGCGTCGAAGCTCGCGGGCGTCTTCTGCAGCACGCGGTCGTCCGCCGCAAGCGGGAAGGCGCGCTGCATCCACCCCATGTGGTTGGCGAGCGCGCGGTGCGGGACGGCGACTCCCTTGGGCGTGCCGGTGGATCCCGAGGTGTAGATCACGTACGCCAGCTGCTCGGCGTCGCTCTCCACCGCGGGCGCTTCGGCGCTCTCCGCCGCGATGCGCTCGCGGGCGGCGTCCACGAAGACCGCCGCGGCCGCGTGCGCCGGAAGGCGGTCCCGCAGCGCCCGCTCGGCCAGCACCACGCGGACGCCGGAGTCCTCCAGCATCAGCGCCAGCCGCTCGGCGGGGTAGCCGGGGTCCAGCGGGACGTACGCCGCCCCCGCGCGGAGCACGGCCAGCATAGCCACCGGCAGCTCCAGCGAGCGCTCCAGGCAGATCCCCACCCGGTCCTCGGGGCGCACGCCCAGGCGGCGCAGGTGGTTGGCGAGGCGGTTGGCGCGGCGCTCCAGCTCCGCGTACGCCAGCGTCTCGCCGCCGAAGGCGAC is a window encoding:
- a CDS encoding amino acid adenylation domain-containing protein, translated to VAFGGETLAYAELERRANRLANHLRRLGVRPEDRVGICLERSLELPVAMLAVLRAGAAYVPLDPGYPAERLALMLEDSGVRVVLAERALRDRLPAHAAAAVFVDAARERIAAESAEAPAVESDAEQLAYVIYTSGSTGTPKGVAVPHRALANHMGWMQRAFPLAADDRVLQKTPASFDASVWEFWAPLLAGGVLVEAPPGAHRDPAELARVVERERITVLQLVPSLLGAMLEAGGLERCTALRRLFCGGEALPAEQAARARALTGAEVVNLYGPTEACIDTTSHVFAGGEPGATVPIGRPVDNVSARVLDPRGGPVPTGVPGELHVGGAQLARGYLGRPELTAETFVPDALGDADETGARAYRTGDRVRRLADGTLEFLGRIDQQVKVRGFRIEPAEIEAALRAHPAVGDAVVVARADGTGGARLVAYHLPADGAERPGAAELRAWLRVGLPDPMVPGAFVALDAFPLTPGGKIDRRALPEPEAEAAAAAEHVPPSTPVEEILTGIWAELLHLARVGVHDDFFALGGHSLLGTQVISRVRDALGVELPLRALFEEPTIAGLAGRIASLPGGGAGVAPPIERAGREGRTALPASYAQQRLWVVDRLEPGSAAYNMPFALRLTGALDVEALERTLAEVVRRHETLRTRF